A portion of the Patescibacteria group bacterium genome contains these proteins:
- a CDS encoding transketolase, translated as MALTDAKMKELELKANDIRQSIIEMLLAAGSGHTAGPLDMADIFTYLYFHALKHDPKKPSWPERDRVVLSNGHICPVLYATMAHSGYFPVSELKTLRKFGSRLQGHPHREFMPALETSSGPLGSGLSQVVGMALADRIDHGRTSSKQFYCLTGDGELDCGQIWEAAMLAGKEKIQNLTVFVDRNNIQIDGFTEDIMPLNPLGDKWRSFGWHVQEIDGHSFTAIDQAVGQAQAVFDKPSVIIANTIASKGVPEFERMFEWHGKPPNKDEAALALRELRTWRGKIKSEHE; from the coding sequence ATGGCGCTCACCGACGCAAAGATGAAAGAGCTGGAGCTCAAGGCGAATGATATTCGTCAGTCTATTATAGAGATGCTCCTGGCAGCGGGATCGGGACACACCGCCGGACCACTCGACATGGCCGACATTTTCACCTATCTGTATTTTCACGCGCTCAAACATGACCCGAAAAAGCCGAGCTGGCCGGAGCGCGACCGTGTCGTGCTTTCCAACGGCCATATTTGTCCGGTGTTGTATGCCACCATGGCGCATTCAGGATATTTTCCAGTGAGCGAGCTGAAGACGTTGCGCAAGTTTGGCTCGCGTCTGCAAGGTCATCCACATCGTGAATTCATGCCCGCGCTTGAGACCAGCTCCGGCCCGCTCGGCTCTGGTCTCTCACAGGTTGTCGGTATGGCGCTGGCTGACCGTATCGACCATGGCCGTACTTCGAGCAAACAGTTTTATTGCCTCACTGGCGATGGTGAGCTCGATTGCGGACAGATCTGGGAGGCGGCGATGCTGGCGGGCAAGGAGAAGATTCAGAATCTCACGGTGTTTGTCGATCGCAACAATATTCAAATAGATGGCTTCACCGAAGACATCATGCCGCTCAATCCGCTCGGCGATAAATGGCGTTCCTTCGGCTGGCATGTCCAGGAGATCGACGGACATAGCTTTACCGCTATCGACCAAGCGGTCGGACAGGCACAAGCTGTGTTCGACAAGCCGTCGGTGATCATTGCGAACACCATCGCCTCGAAGGGCGTGCCCGAATTCGAGCGAATGTTCGAATGGCACGGCAAGCCGCCGAATAAAGATGAGGCAGCGCTGGCGCTCCGCGAGCTGAGGACGTGGCGGGGGAAGATTAAGAGCGAGCATGAGTAA
- a CDS encoding transketolase C-terminal domain-containing protein, whose protein sequence is MLNPSQKLNPKLWDKDVEQLPIRKGFGEGLLTAAEMDANVVGLCADLTESTQMHLFKKKFPERFVEMGVAEQNLASVASGMAAMGKIPFITSYAMFSPGRNWEQIRTTIAYNNQPVKIAGSHAGISVGPDGGTHQAIEDMALMRIIPKMVVISPCDAIEARKATIALAKTKYPTYIRLAREKTPIMTTEDSPFEIGKAQVFWQPAVGKSEVGIIATGALVYKALKVARELEKEKIGVTVLNLATIKPLDEKAITRLARECGRVVTVEEHQIAGGMGSAVAELLAREHPVPMEFIGVHDVFGQSGTPDELIEHYGMGESHIAAAVRKVLKRK, encoded by the coding sequence ATGCTCAACCCTTCGCAAAAACTCAATCCAAAGCTCTGGGATAAAGATGTCGAGCAGCTGCCGATCCGGAAAGGATTTGGTGAGGGTCTTTTGACTGCAGCCGAGATGGATGCGAATGTAGTAGGGCTATGTGCAGACCTGACTGAGTCGACTCAAATGCATTTATTTAAGAAAAAGTTTCCTGAGCGATTTGTGGAAATGGGCGTGGCAGAGCAAAATCTCGCCTCGGTCGCGAGTGGTATGGCGGCGATGGGAAAGATTCCGTTCATCACTTCGTATGCGATGTTTTCTCCGGGACGAAATTGGGAGCAGATTCGCACAACGATTGCGTACAACAACCAGCCGGTGAAAATTGCGGGTTCGCATGCGGGTATTTCTGTGGGTCCGGATGGCGGCACGCATCAGGCGATCGAGGATATGGCGCTTATGCGGATCATTCCAAAAATGGTGGTGATTTCGCCGTGCGATGCGATCGAAGCGCGCAAGGCGACTATTGCCCTCGCGAAGACAAAATATCCGACGTACATTCGCCTTGCGCGCGAGAAAACGCCGATAATGACGACAGAAGATTCGCCTTTCGAGATCGGAAAAGCGCAGGTGTTTTGGCAGCCCGCAGTCGGGAAGTCGGAAGTGGGGATTATTGCTACTGGCGCACTCGTATATAAAGCGCTGAAGGTTGCACGCGAACTCGAAAAAGAAAAAATCGGCGTCACTGTGCTAAATCTCGCCACCATCAAGCCTCTCGATGAAAAAGCGATCACTCGTCTCGCGCGCGAATGTGGTCGTGTCGTGACGGTGGAAGAACATCAGATCGCCGGCGGCATGGGCAGCGCGGTGGCAGAGCTCCTCGCGCGCGAGCATCCGGTACCAATGGAATTCATCGGCGTTCACGACGTATTCGGCCAATCCGGCACCCCTGACGAACTCATCGAACACTATGGCATGGGCGAGTCGCACATCGCGGCTGCTGTTCGAAAGGTATTGAAGAGAAAATAA
- a CDS encoding carbohydrate kinase family protein, whose translation MLDKQIDFLAIGDITTDAFIRLKDAHVTCAIDKTKCEICLKFADKVPFESVTIVKAVGNSANASVAAARLGLRSALVSDIGKDENGADCLAQLKKEGVATSHISAHRGIPTNYHYVLWYGDERTILVKHQEYPYHLPHIAQPPKWIYLSSLGANSEEYHEEIIGYLAQHPEVKLAFQPGTFQMQLGVKKLAALYKRSEVFICNVEEAERITGLSSGEGRKEIKTVMNALHALGPRIVHVSDGPKGGYVSDGRNRRAPIAYFMPIYPDPKPPLERTGAGDSYASTFVSALALGKTFEECVQWAVINSMSVVQYVGAQEGLLDQKAIKGWLKKAPSDFHLKVL comes from the coding sequence ATGCTCGACAAACAGATCGATTTTCTCGCGATCGGCGATATCACGACCGATGCTTTCATCCGCCTCAAAGATGCGCACGTCACCTGCGCAATCGACAAGACAAAGTGCGAAATTTGCCTCAAATTTGCGGACAAAGTGCCGTTCGAATCGGTGACTATTGTGAAAGCCGTGGGTAATTCTGCCAACGCCTCGGTGGCAGCTGCACGCCTTGGCCTTCGCTCCGCACTCGTGAGCGATATTGGCAAAGACGAGAACGGCGCCGACTGTCTCGCCCAGCTCAAAAAAGAAGGTGTTGCGACCTCACACATCAGCGCGCACCGCGGTATCCCGACCAACTATCACTACGTGCTCTGGTACGGCGATGAACGCACGATTTTGGTGAAGCACCAGGAGTATCCATACCATCTACCTCATATCGCACAGCCGCCAAAATGGATCTACCTCAGCTCGCTTGGTGCGAATTCTGAAGAATATCACGAGGAGATTATCGGCTACCTCGCACAGCATCCGGAAGTAAAGCTCGCCTTCCAGCCGGGGACATTCCAAATGCAGCTTGGCGTCAAAAAGCTCGCCGCACTGTACAAGCGCTCCGAAGTTTTTATTTGCAACGTTGAAGAAGCGGAGCGGATTACCGGCCTATCTTCGGGCGAAGGGCGAAAGGAAATCAAGACGGTCATGAATGCACTCCATGCCCTCGGCCCGCGCATCGTCCATGTGAGCGACGGCCCGAAAGGCGGATACGTTTCCGATGGCCGTAATCGACGCGCTCCAATCGCTTATTTCATGCCGATCTATCCCGATCCAAAGCCACCATTAGAGCGTACCGGTGCCGGCGATTCATATGCCTCGACATTTGTCTCCGCGCTCGCGCTTGGCAAAACCTTCGAGGAATGTGTGCAGTGGGCGGTGATCAACTCAATGTCGGTGGTGCAATATGTCGGTGCGCAAGAAGGGTTGCTGGATCAAAAAGCGATCAAGGGGTGGCTGAAGAAAGCACCGAGCGATTTTCATTTGAAAGTCCTCTAA
- a CDS encoding class II fructose-bisphosphate aldolase produces MKSLRKYIAEAKANKRAVGHFNISNMEGVWAIAKAREVVSKELGWQVPVIIGVSEGERDFFGVKQIAAVVKSLRAAGAPIFLNADHTYSFERVKEAIDAGYDAVIFDGTELPFEENVRVTKQCAAYAKQKKAFLSEKVIVEAELGYIGKSSKVLEAVPDGASISEESLVKPELAKEFVKATGIDMLAPAVGNIHGMFAKGKDPALNIGRVAAVSASTGGLPLVLHGASGNTDEDIRAAIRVGVAVVHVSTELRVAYRTALDASLAANPKEVAGYKYLAAPREAVQKVVEEKLRVFNVK; encoded by the coding sequence ATGAAATCTCTTCGAAAGTACATCGCCGAAGCCAAGGCAAATAAGCGCGCGGTCGGCCACTTCAATATCTCAAACATGGAAGGCGTCTGGGCGATCGCGAAGGCGCGGGAAGTGGTGTCAAAGGAGCTCGGCTGGCAGGTGCCGGTGATCATTGGCGTGTCGGAAGGCGAGCGCGACTTTTTTGGTGTGAAGCAGATCGCGGCAGTCGTGAAGAGTCTTCGTGCCGCTGGTGCGCCGATCTTTTTGAATGCCGACCACACCTATTCCTTTGAGCGCGTGAAGGAGGCGATCGATGCTGGGTACGACGCGGTTATTTTCGATGGCACCGAGCTGCCGTTCGAGGAAAATGTTCGAGTGACAAAGCAATGTGCGGCATACGCGAAGCAGAAGAAGGCATTTTTGAGCGAGAAGGTGATCGTCGAAGCGGAGCTCGGCTACATCGGCAAGTCCTCGAAAGTACTTGAAGCTGTGCCGGATGGGGCCTCTATTTCCGAAGAGAGTCTGGTGAAACCGGAACTGGCCAAAGAATTTGTGAAAGCGACCGGCATTGACATGCTCGCACCGGCGGTCGGCAACATTCACGGGATGTTTGCGAAGGGAAAGGACCCGGCGCTCAATATCGGCCGCGTCGCGGCAGTCTCCGCTTCGACCGGGGGCCTACCCCTCGTCTTGCATGGCGCTTCCGGCAATACCGACGAGGACATTCGTGCAGCTATCCGAGTAGGTGTCGCGGTAGTGCATGTGAGTACCGAGCTTCGCGTGGCGTATCGTACTGCTCTCGATGCTTCGCTTGCTGCCAATCCAAAGGAGGTCGCTGGGTACAAGTATCTTGCCGCGCCTCGTGAGGCTGTACAGAAGGTAGTGGAGGAGAAGTTGCGAGTGTTTAATGTAAAATAA